One genomic region from Cyclopterus lumpus isolate fCycLum1 chromosome 20, fCycLum1.pri, whole genome shotgun sequence encodes:
- the LOC117749558 gene encoding gamma-aminobutyric acid receptor subunit rho-3 isoform X2 translates to MHVSVNQKVKGVKGAAIPVGIDVQVESIDSISEVNMDFTMTLYLRHYWKDERLAFPSRTNQSRTFDSRLVKKIWVPDVFFVHSKRSFIHDTTMENIMLRVYPDGNILYSVRVTVTSLCSMDFSSFPLDTQNCSLELESYAYNENDLMLYWKNGNDSLRTDEIVLSQFFIEHFHASSGLAFYSSTGWYNRLFINFILQRHIFFFMLQTYFPTMLMVVLSWVSFWIDRRAVPARVSLGITTVLTMSTIITGVSSSMPQVSYVKAVDIYLWTSFLFVFLSVIEYAAVNYCTTLEEMRKMKRGKIPSTFNASQAMAFDGCFHDNDVELTPFARAAPSLTSDPLAAQTQAPDARPPEGTHLRRQRSVRENVDLFVSNSYVIDSYSRLAFPLSYLLFNTIYWSLYT, encoded by the exons ATGCATGTTTCCGTAAATCAAAAAGTAAAAGGCGTTAAAG GCGCAGCCATCCCCGTGGGCATCGATGTGCAGGTGGAGAGCATCGACAGCATCTCCGAGGTCAACATG gactTCACCATGACTCTGTACCTGCGCCACTACTGGAAAGACGAGCGGCTGGCGTTCCCGTCCCGAACCAATCAGAGCAGGACGTTCGACTCGCGGCTGGTGAAGAAGATCTGGGTTCCCGACGTCTTCTTCGTCCACTCCAAGCGCTCCTTCATCCACGACACCACCATGGAGAACATCATGCTGCGGGTCTACCCCGACGGGAACATCCTGTACAGCGTCAG ggtgacGGTGACGTCGCTCTGCTCGATGGACTTCAGCAGCTTCCCTCTGGACACACAGAACTGCTCTCTGGAGCTGGAGAGCt atgCGTACAATGAGAACGACCTGATGCTTTACTGGAAGAACGGGAACGACTCCCTGAGGACGGATGAGATCGTCTTGTCTCAGTTCTTCATCGAGCATTTCCACGCCTCCAGTGGCCTGGCCTTCTACAGCagcaccg gttGGTACAACCGTCTGTTCATCAACTTCATCCTGCAGAGgcacatcttcttcttcatgctgCAGACCTACTTCCCCACCATGCTGATGGTGGTCCTGTCCTGGGTCTCCTTCTGGATCGACCGGAGGGCCGTCCCCGCACGCGTCTCCCTGG GAATCACCACGGTGCTCACCAtgtccaccatcatcaccgGAGTGTCCTCCTCCATGCCTCAG GTGTCCTACGTGAAGGCGGTGGACATCTACCTGTGGACCAGCTTCCTGTTCGTCTTCCTGTCTGTGATCGAGTATGCGGCGGTGAACTACTGCACCACtctggaggagatgaggaagatgaagagggggaAG ATCCCCTCCACCTTCAACGCCAGCCAGGCGATGGCCTTCGACGGCTGTTTTCACGACAACGACGTGGAGCTGACCCCGTTCGCCCGCGCGGCGCcctccctgacctctgaccccctcGCCGCGCAGACCCAGGCCCCGGACGCGCGTCCCCCGGAGGGGACCCACCTCCGCCGGCAGCGGTCGGTGCGCGAGAACGTGGACCTGTTCGTCAGCAACAGCTACGTGATCGACTCGTACTCGCGCCTGGCCTTCCCGCTGTCCTACCTGCTCTTCAACACCATCTACTGGAGCCTGTACACCTGA